The proteins below are encoded in one region of Mangifera indica cultivar Alphonso chromosome 7, CATAS_Mindica_2.1, whole genome shotgun sequence:
- the LOC123220978 gene encoding 15-cis-phytoene desaturase, chloroplastic/chromoplastic produces the protein MSFNLSLCGSALMAFQGSELMGKAIKFHVKATPRSGYKPLQVACVDYPRPDIDNTANFLEAAKLSSSFRASARPPKPLKVVIAGAGLAGLSTAKYLADAGHKPLLLEARDVLGGKVAAWKDDDGDWYETGLHIFFGAYPNVQNLFGELGINDRLQWKEHSMIFAMPNKPGEFSRFDFPEVLPAPVNGIWAILRNNEMLTWPEKVKFAIGLLPAMLGGQSYVEAQDGLTVKEWMIKQGVPERVTTEVFIAMSKALNFINPDELSMQCILIALNRFLQEKHGSKMAFLDGSPPERLCMPIVNHIQSLGGEVRLNSRIQKIELNSNGTVKNFLLTSGEVIEGDVYVFATPVDILKLLLPENWQEMPYFKKLEKLVGVPVINVHIWFDRKLKNTYDHLLFSRSPLLSVYADMSVTCKEYYNPNQSMLELVFAPADEWISRSDSEIIDATMKELAKLFPDEISADQSKAKIVKYHVVKTPRSVYKTVPNCEPCRPLQRSPIDGFYLAGDYTKQKYLASMEGAVLSGKLCVQAIVQDYEVLVARSKGELAEANIR, from the exons ATGAGCTTCAACTTGAGCTTGTGTGGAAGTGCTTTAATGGCGTTTCAAGGGAGTGAATTGATGGGCAAGGCCATCAAATTTCACGTTAAAGCAACTCCAAGGAGCGGATATAAGCCTTTGCAG GTAGCTTGTGTGGACTATCCGAGACCAGATATTGATAATACAGCTAATTTCTTGGAAGCTGCTAAGTTGTCTTCTTCCTTTCGTGCTTCTGCTCGTCCTCCCAAGCCTTTGAAAGTTGTAATTGCTGGTGCAG GTTTGGCTGGTTTATCAACTGCAAAATATCTGGCAGATGCAGGCCACAAACCTTTGTTACTAGAAGCAAGAGATGTTCTAGGTGGAAAG GTAGCTGCCTGGAAAGACGATGATGGTGACTGGTATGAGACAGGCCTGCATATATTTT TTGGGGCATACCCAAATGTACAGAACCTGTTCGGAGAACTTGGTATCAATGACCGATTGCAATGGAAGGAGCACTCAATGATATTTGCAATGCCAAACAAGCCAGGAGAATTCAGCCGATTTGATTTTCCAGAAGTTCTGCCAGCTCCTGTAAATG GAATATGGGCGATTTTAAGGAATAATGAAATGTTAACTTGGCCCGAGAAAGTCAAGTTTGCTATTGGACTTCTTCCAGCAATGCTTGGTGGACAATCTTATGTTGAAGCCCAAGATGGTTTAACTGTCAAGGAATGGATGATAAAGCAG GGAGTACCTGAGCGTGTGACAACAGAGGTGTTTATTGCCATGTCAAAGgcactaaattttattaaccctGATGAATTGTCAATGCAATGTATATTAATTGCTTTAAATCGATTTCTTCAG GAGAAGCATGGTTCCAAGATGGCATTCTTAGATGGTAGTCCCCCAGAGAGACTTTGTATGCCGATTGTTAATCACATTCAGTCGCTAGGTGGTGAAGTGCGACTAAATTCTCGGATACAGAAAATTGAGCTCAATAGTAATGGAACTGTGAAGAATTTCTTACTAACCAGTGGGGAAGTGATTGAAGGAGATGTTTATGTATTTGCCACTCCAG TTGACATCCTAAAGCTTCTTTTGCCTGAAAACTGGCAAGAGATGCCGTACTTCAAAAAATTGGAGAAATTGGTCGGAGTTCCAGTTATTAATGTTCACATATG GTTCGACAGGAAACTAAAAAACACATATGATCATCTACTCTTCAGCAG AAGTCCTCTCTTGAGTGTGTACGCTGACATGTCCGTAACATGTAAg GAATATTACAACCCTAACCAATCCATGCTAGAGTTGGTTTTTGCCCCCGCTGACGAATGGATCTCGCGTAGCGACTCAGAAATAATTGATGCTACAATGAAGGAGCTTGCAAAACTCTTTCCTGACGAAATTTCTGCTGATCAAAGCAAAGCAAAAATTGTTAAGTATCATGTTGTTAAAACACCAAG GTCTGTGTACAAGACTGTCCCAAATTGTGAACCTTGTCGTCCCCTGCAAAGATCTCCAATAGATGGATTCTATTTAGCTGGGGATTACACAAAACAGAAGTATCTGGCTTCAATGGAAGGTGCAGTGTTGTCAGGAAAGCTTTGTGTTCAAGCTATTGTACAG GACTATGAGGTGCTAGTTGCGCGATCAAAAGGAGAATTGGCTGAGGCAAACATTCGCTAA